One genomic segment of Lytechinus pictus isolate F3 Inbred chromosome 18, Lp3.0, whole genome shotgun sequence includes these proteins:
- the LOC129281584 gene encoding decorin-like produces MPQDLPCNTVLLNLKSNSITALKKESFSCLGSLVELLLSNNRIRLIEKGVFEDATQLEYIELDSNFLQRIPYLGSLPALLKLSVTRNSLKEWQQQTLRDPSEQLIYMNVEANGITEIISMQALHININDNAIGSSNSSVLSGNNIFARNNNLTDFKQILSTKKQQGI; encoded by the exons ATGCCTCAGGATCTCCCATGCAACACTGTTTTGCTTAACTTGAAGAGCAATTCAATCACGGCACTCAAGAAGGAGTCATTCTCATGTCTCGGAAGCTTGGTTGAGCTTCTCCTGTCCAACAACCGCATTCGCTTAATCGAGAAAGGAGTTTTCGAGGATGCAACCCAACTAGAGTACATTGAACTTGATTCAAATTTCCTTCAAAGGATACCATACCTTGGTTCCTTACCGGCTCTCCTGAAGCTATCAGTCACCAGGAATTCTCTGAAAGAGTGGCAACAGCAGACCCTTCGTGATCCATCAG AACAATTGATTTATATGAATGTAGAGGCCAATGGGATTACTGAAATCATCTCCATGCAAGCCTTACATATAAACATTAACGATAACGCCATCGGATCTTCCAACTCAAGTGTTCTATCAGGAAACAACATTTTCGCCCGTAATAATAACCTTACAGACTTCAAACAG
- the LOC129281585 gene encoding DPY30 domain-containing protein 1-like codes for MDTEYLKKHLGDCLTRALAEVAEKRPLDPIEYIAQWLYKYKENEIYANEQADLAVRLEEERIEAEKEKERQEKMRLEAERLAQEEREAKEAEERAREEAEAAEKAAIPKDRSNLPGAPNLETVMEGEEAMDDEAKQAHQETQETQEETPAAGEGQQEGETPMEEGGGEQAAPADAPAAAEGEAPEGGDGGGQEQTAE; via the exons ATGGATACAGAATACCTAAAGAAACATCTCGGAGATTGCCTTACAAGAGCGCTGGCAGAGGTAGCCGAGAAAAGACCGCTTGACCCTATTGAATACATAGCACAATGGCTCTATAAATACAAGGAGAATGAAatctatgcaaatgag CAAGCAGACTTAGCTGTAAGACTGGAAGAGGAAAGGATAGAGgcagagaaagagaaggagagacAAGAGAAGATGAGATTAGAAGCAGAAAGATTAGCACAAGAAGAGAGAGAAGCCAAAGAG GCTGAAGAGAGGGCAAGAGAGGAGGCCGAGGCAGCCGAGAAGGCCGCCATTCCCAAGGATCGTTCCAATCTCCCAGGGGCACCCAACCTCGAAACAGTGATGGAGGGAGAGGAAGCGATGGATGATGAAGCGAAGCAAGCACATCAGGAAACACAAGAAACCCAAGAG GAGACCCCTGCAGCGGGAGAAGGCCAACAAGAAGGAGAAACTCCAatggaagaaggaggaggagaacaGGCTGCTCCTGCTGATGCTCCAGCCGCAGCTGAAGGAGAAGCACCAGAGGGCGGGGACGGGGGCGGCCAAGAGCAAACTGCAGAATAG